The Rhodobacter sp. genome segment CACCGCGCTCGCCGTCTTCCATCGGGTCCATCTCCGCCATCCGCGCCACGGCCAGGCGCAGCACGTTGAAGCTGCCGACCAGATTGACCGTGATGGTGCGCTGGAACGCCTCCAGCGGCAGCGGCCCGTCGCGGCCCAGCACCCGCCCTGCGGTGCCGATGCCGGCGCAATTGACGACAATGCGCGGCGCGCCATGGGCGGCCGAGCCCCTGTCCAGCGCCGCGCCCACATCCGCCTCGGACGTCACGTCGCCCGCCGCCGACACGCCGCCGATCGCCGCCGCGACCGCCGCCGCCTTGTCGCCGTCACGGTCCAGGATGCAGACGCTGGCGCCGCGCGCCGCGAGCATCCGCGCCGTCGCCTCGCCCAGCCCCGAGCCGCCGCCCGTGACCAGCGCCGAAGTTCCCTCGATCCGCATCGCTTACCCTTTCTTTCCGTCGATGACCCGCTTGTCGCCGGCATAGAGCGCCGCGACCAGATCCTTGCGATGACTGCGCACCGCGCGCTGGTTGACCGAGCCCTTGTCCGTCACCTCGCCCTTGTCCAGGCTCAGCGGCGCCACCAGCATCATCACCCGCGGCACGCGCAGCGAGGACCCGGTGGCGGTGGCGTTGTAGGCTGCCAGCCGCTCGGCGATCACCGGGCGCAGCGCGGGGTGGCTGAACAACTGCTCGTCGGGCAGGTCGGCGCCGCCGGGCACCAGCTTCTCGATCGCCGGGCGGAACGGCACCAGCAGGGCCCCCAGCGAATCCTCGCCCTCGCCCACGATCACCGCGTCGCGCGCCAGTCCACCCAGCGCGTCCGTCAGTTTCGCGCGCAAGGCGCCGACGCCGACCCAGGTGCCCGTGGACAGTTTGAAATTCTCGGCCACGCGGCCATCGAACATGAAGCCTTTGGACGGGTCGCTTTCATCGACGAACTTGAACGCGTCGCCCAGGCAATAGAACCCTTCCTCGTCAAAGGCTTCAGCCGTCAGCCTGGGGTTGCGCCAGTATCCGGGCGTGACGTTCGGCCCCTTGACGCGGGCCTCCCATTTGCCTTCGGTCGGGACCAGCTTCAGCAGGATTTCCCGGGCCGGAACGCCGATGCAGCCCGCCGGCGCGGCCGGATCGGTGTTGAACAGCGCAAAGGGCGCGGTCTCGGTCGCACCCAGGCCGGTGGCCAGCAGAATACGCTCGCCGGTGGATTTCACCGCCAGCCGCTCCAGCGCATCCCAGGTGTGCCGGGCCATGGCCGCACCGGCGTAGTATTTCAGCTTGAGGTTCTGGAAAAAGGCGTCGGCCAGCGCGGGGTCGGCCTCCATCGCCTCGACCAGCATCTCGTAGCCGAAGGGGACGTTCCAATACCAGTTCGGCCTGACCTCGCGGATGTCGCGGATCGTGTTGGCGATCATGTCCCGCGTCGGACGACCGGAATCGTTGTAGAAGGTGCCGCCGTTGTAGATGGCGGTGTTGAAGCACAGGTTGCCGCCGGCGACGTGGTTCCACGGCGACCAGTCCAGGATGACCGGAGGTTCGTCGCGCAGATAGGCGTAGCAATCGGTCATCTGTTCCATGTTCACGCACATCATGCGCTGGGTCTGGATCACCGCCTTGGGTGACCCCGTGGTGCCCGAGGTGAACAGGAACTTGGCGATCGTGTCGGGCCCGGTCTCGGCGCGCGCGCGGTCCACGGCGTCGGTGGCGACGGTCGCCAGCAGCGCGTCCCAGCCCAGCGTGATCCCCGGCCCGCTGCGGCCGATCAGCGGCAGCCCCGCGAACACGGCGGCGATGGCGGGGGCGAAGGCGGTGGTGTCCTCGGCGAAGACGGCGCCGGGGGTGATCTGGTCGCGCACCGATTCGAGCTTTCCGAACCCGTCGCCCGCGGTCGCATAGGCCGGCGCGATGGCCGAGGACGGGATCCCTACATACTGCGCCCCCAGCGCCATCAGACCATGCGCGATGGAATTGCCCGACAGGATCACCAGAGGCCGGTCTGTCGTCAGCCCGAGGTCCAGCAGCGCCTGGCCGATGGCCCGGATGTGACCCAGCATCTGCGCATAGCTGACCCGGCGCCAGGGCCCGTCGCGGCCGTCGCGTTCGGCCATCCAGACGTGATCGGGGCGGACATCGACCCAGTGGTGGATGCGGTCCGACAGGCGCGCGGGATAGTCGCCCAGAGGCCCGTTCTGCCAGACCAGGACAGAGCCGTCATCGCGGCGTTCCCAATCGACATCGGGCGACCAGAGCTTGACGGGGCGCAGCGGTGATTCTTGCATGACGATCTCCTCCCGGCTCATAGTTTACTAGGAAACTTTTTCCACGGATAGCGATGATTTTGTTTACTCGGATACTTTTTGCAAGGATACTCAGTTTCAGAATCGACGCAACAACCAGCAAGACGACGGGCCCGGCGATGAAATATCTGACACTCGAATACGACGGCGACGTCGCCATCGTGGGCCTGAACCGCCCCGAGAAACGCAACGCCATCTCGGACGCGTTCATCGAGGAACTGGACACCGTCGTAACGCAGGTGAACGGGCGCGCGAAAGCTGCGGTGATCTTTGGCCATGGGCCGCATTTCTGCGCCGGTCTCGATCTGGCCGAACATGTCAAGAAGACCCCCTTCGAGGGGGTCCACGGCTCGCGTCGCTGGCACGAGGTCTTTGCGCGCATTCAACGCGGCAAGATGCCCTGGTTCGGCGCGCTGCACGGCGCCGTGGTGGGCGGCGGGCTTGAGCTGGCGTCGTCGCTGCATGTCCGGGTTGCCGACGCGACCGCCTTTTTCGCCCTGCCCGAGGGCCAGCGCGGCATCTTTGTCGGCGGCGGGGCCTCGGTGCGGACGGCGCGTCTGATGGGCGTGTCGCGGATGACCGATCTCATGCTGACCGGCCGTTCGATCGACGCCGACACCGCCGAACGCTGGAACACCGTCAACTATGTCGTCCCGGCGGGCGAGGCGCTGGCCAAGGCCGTCGCGCTGGCCAAACACGCGGCGACCAACGCCGAAATCTCGACCTACGCGATCCTGCACGCCCTGCCCCGCATCAACGACATGGCGACCGAGGACGGGCTTTTCGTGGAAAGCTTCATCGCCTCGTTCACCGCCACCTCGCCCGAGGCCGAAGAGCGCCTCAACGCCTTCCTGTCGAAGCGCGCGGGCAAAGTGACCAATCCGAACGGATGAGCGGATGAACGCACTCTACCCGACGCCCGAGGACGACACCCTGGACCTGGGCGCGCTGCCGCGGTCGCTGGGGTTCATGCTGCGCCTGGCACAGATCAGTTCGTTCGCACATTTCTTTCGCGAATTCGCCGATTGCGACGTCAAGCCCGGAGAGTTCACGGTCATCTGGGTGATCGGGCTGAACCCCGGCGTCAAACAGGGCGCGCTGGCCCGCACCTTGCACATCAAGCCTGCGCACATGACCAAGCTGGTGCAGCGCATGGTGCGCGACGGGCTGGTGCTCAGGCAGATCCCGCCCGAGGACCGCCGCTCGGTCCGTCTGTCGCTGACCCCCGCCGGCGAAACGCATCTGAACCGCCACCGGGCCAAATTCATGGCCGTGCACAGCGCCGAACGGATCGGCCTGACCGAAACCGAGGCCGCCCAGTTGCTGGCGCTGTTGAACAAACTGACATTGCAAGAGGCCCCCGAATGCCTGTGAACCTCGACGAGATCGTCGCCATCGACTTCCACACCCACGCCGAAGAGCCCTGCGACAGCTGTCGTGACGACGGCTACAACGAGTTCCAGGCGGGCATGGCGGCCTATTTCAAGAACCCGGCCGGCGCCGACGGAATGCTGCCCTCGGTCCAGGAAACCGCGCAGTATTACCGCGAGCGCAGGATCGCCGCGGTGATCTTTCCGGTCGATGCCGAACGCGAATCCGGCTTTCGGCGGTATCACAACGAGGAAGTCGCGCAGATCGCGGCCGAAAATGACGACATCCTGATCCCCTTTGCCTCGATCGACCCGCACAAGGGCAAGATGGGCGTGCGCGAGGCACGCCGCCTGGTGCGCGATTTCGGCATCAAGGGGTTCAAGTTCCACCCCACCTTTCAGGGCTTCTACCCCAACGACCGCATGGCCTACGATCTCTACGAGGCGATCGCCGACG includes the following:
- a CDS encoding SDR family NAD(P)-dependent oxidoreductase — its product is MRIEGTSALVTGGGSGLGEATARMLAARGASVCILDRDGDKAAAVAAAIGGVSAAGDVTSEADVGAALDRGSAAHGAPRIVVNCAGIGTAGRVLGRDGPLPLEAFQRTITVNLVGSFNVLRLAVARMAEMDPMEDGERGVVINTASVAAFDGQIGQAAYSASKGGIVGMTLPIARELARVGVRVNVIAPGIFLTPLLHTLPEEAQKALAADIPFPQRLGDPTEFADTVCFMATNRYLNGECVRLDGSARLKAR
- a CDS encoding feruloyl-CoA synthase; the protein is MQESPLRPVKLWSPDVDWERRDDGSVLVWQNGPLGDYPARLSDRIHHWVDVRPDHVWMAERDGRDGPWRRVSYAQMLGHIRAIGQALLDLGLTTDRPLVILSGNSIAHGLMALGAQYVGIPSSAIAPAYATAGDGFGKLESVRDQITPGAVFAEDTTAFAPAIAAVFAGLPLIGRSGPGITLGWDALLATVATDAVDRARAETGPDTIAKFLFTSGTTGSPKAVIQTQRMMCVNMEQMTDCYAYLRDEPPVILDWSPWNHVAGGNLCFNTAIYNGGTFYNDSGRPTRDMIANTIRDIREVRPNWYWNVPFGYEMLVEAMEADPALADAFFQNLKLKYYAGAAMARHTWDALERLAVKSTGERILLATGLGATETAPFALFNTDPAAPAGCIGVPAREILLKLVPTEGKWEARVKGPNVTPGYWRNPRLTAEAFDEEGFYCLGDAFKFVDESDPSKGFMFDGRVAENFKLSTGTWVGVGALRAKLTDALGGLARDAVIVGEGEDSLGALLVPFRPAIEKLVPGGADLPDEQLFSHPALRPVIAERLAAYNATATGSSLRVPRVMMLVAPLSLDKGEVTDKGSVNQRAVRSHRKDLVAALYAGDKRVIDGKKG
- a CDS encoding crotonase/enoyl-CoA hydratase family protein, translated to MKYLTLEYDGDVAIVGLNRPEKRNAISDAFIEELDTVVTQVNGRAKAAVIFGHGPHFCAGLDLAEHVKKTPFEGVHGSRRWHEVFARIQRGKMPWFGALHGAVVGGGLELASSLHVRVADATAFFALPEGQRGIFVGGGASVRTARLMGVSRMTDLMLTGRSIDADTAERWNTVNYVVPAGEALAKAVALAKHAATNAEISTYAILHALPRINDMATEDGLFVESFIASFTATSPEAEERLNAFLSKRAGKVTNPNG
- a CDS encoding MarR family transcriptional regulator, whose protein sequence is MNALYPTPEDDTLDLGALPRSLGFMLRLAQISSFAHFFREFADCDVKPGEFTVIWVIGLNPGVKQGALARTLHIKPAHMTKLVQRMVRDGLVLRQIPPEDRRSVRLSLTPAGETHLNRHRAKFMAVHSAERIGLTETEAAQLLALLNKLTLQEAPECL
- a CDS encoding amidohydrolase produces the protein MNLDEIVAIDFHTHAEEPCDSCRDDGYNEFQAGMAAYFKNPAGADGMLPSVQETAQYYRERRIAAVIFPVDAERESGFRRYHNEEVAQIAAENDDILIPFASIDPHKGKMGVREARRLVRDFGIKGFKFHPTFQGFYPNDRMAYDLYEAIADEGAIALFHTGQTGVGSGMRGGMGMRLKYSNPMYLDDVAVDFPDMPIVLAHPSFPWQEEALSVCQHKPNVYIDLSGWSPKYFPEILVRYANSMLRKKMLFGSDWPAITPDRWLADFEKAGFRDEVRPLILKENAKRLLKL